The sequence aatggaggcaaattactgagcaaggggaaggtagaaagtgcaaaagtgcttttatttaaaacagtcaacaaaaacaaagttcataaatagtgcagttcttcaaattcattaaataaataatccataaaaagaacacgtggagtaaaaccaataaatagaaaaaacaatccttaaaaacgagaggttaaaatctttttaggaagcagtcttaaaaccatcaacaaatacggtgctcttctgttagcgtctcacctgcttatcccgtatgggccaagcagcaggcaagacgctctctacagctgccctcctcaaacacacgcaagactggagacctcccgatccctggcttcggtttggctctcatcccagcctcgagacttggactccttggtctccaggacgctcacaccaaggcctgccactccaagcctcccgacttccgctgcctttctgcggccttctgcggctcgtcgctttcaccttggtcactcccgctacctgctcgctcagcgggagcgacatcaacacaaacacatgggtgtcggcctaacacccagcttccatgcagctgtccacgagcgctcattcgctcgcacgtccgctcgctcttcgcggctctctccctctcaccgacctgcgtcctctcctttcctttctctctccgatcgtttctttctctccaatcgattctctctctttctccccaaccgacttgcgcttcttttaaaaacgtgaggggccatcacagctgcagcattagccacgggagcaatcacgaatgtgggcagttcctcacctgtgcacacggtgagaaacgcccacatcgacgactgcccagCTGCTCGCACTAACgcgcccctcacgaagccgcctcgggtgcgatgattatttatttaaaatcaatggccttttctccacgagctgtggacccataacaccacacagctaCAGTGctatgtgttgtgaacttcttgattatgttgcgcacagtggacaaaggaacatgaagatctctggagatggacttgtagctttgagattgttgatatttttccacaatttttgttctcaagtcctcagacaattctcggctcttctttctgttctccatgcgtagtgtggcacactcagacacacaacacaaaAGTTGAGtaaacttttctccattttaactggcttcaggtgtgattactatattgccagcacctgtttcttgccacagacGAGTTCAAACGAGcgtcatatgcttgaaataaaacgatttacccacaattttgaaaaggtgccaataattttgtccagcccatttttggagttctgtgtgacatgatgtcagatttggcttttttttctctgttttttatgttgttccaatgcacataaaggaaataaacatgtgtataccaaagcATTAGTAAttacaacaattttctgggagaaatggtgcattttctgggaaaattccaggggtgccgataatttcggccatgactgtatctggaaaaaaaaaaacaatggacacAAGGCTTGTAGAATTGGTGTATCATGTAAAATCCAGAGTGTCCAGGACATGATCTGAACATGGGCAGGGGAGACTCTTTAAACATCTAATTTATGTGAGGTCACTTAAGCTTTGCACTTTTGTAACTTAATATATCGTTACTGGAGTTCCATTACTCAGTTTTAATTAATTgttgtatataagtatatttgtttttattgttctaGGTAAAGTACAAATGTATTCAACACTATTTGATGCCCATCTGAAAATGCTTATGAAAGCTATCtagacttttttgttttattttagtcatGCTTGCAAGCCTCCTGTGTCTGACCTAAATATGGATAATGCTGCACATAATCACTTCTATAAGCAGTAGGCCTATCACTAATATGTACCAGTGGCCACTTTCTTGGCTACACCTGCTTTTTAATAGCCTACTCCCCATCCAAACAGACATTCTTGTGGAAGAAACTCAATATATTTAGCATGCTCAACCAAACATTAGAATACTCAAGACTGATTGCTGGTGCCAGATATGACACTTCCAGACTCTTAGAATCTGCTGCCACCCTAGGATGTTCATGCAGTACATTCTCTAGACTTTTCGGAGAACAGTGGGATAAACAAAGAATATCCAGGGAGTGGACAAAAATGCCCTGTTAATgaaagaggtcagaggagaatgaccgGACATGCTCAAGCTAACAGAGAGACCAGAAATGGTCAGTCTACCAGCTCTTTACATCACTGGCGTACAGCAAGGCGGACCTGAAAGAAGATATGGACTACATAAGCAGAAGACCATGCCAGGTTTTACTCCTGTTAGCTAACAGTTACAGTAAGCATGCCATCGGAAAAATGAAGCCAGGTCTGTTGAAGTTAAACTTTTGCTGTTATAAACAGAATATCAGGATGAGCAGCATCAACTCATGGATCCATCTTACCTCATGTAAGCAGCCCAAGCTTGTGGTGGTATTGTAATGATCTGGGGAATATTATGTTGGCCCACAGTGGGCAACTTAATACCAACAGAGTTGTTTGAATATCACAACGCACCTAAGCATTGATGCGGACCACGCAGATGGATATGGATGGACACGATCAATTTTTCCAATGGATacatccagcaggataatgtgccctgtCACAACGCATGCACCATCATTTTAAGCTTTTTCCATAGATATGGCAGACTGCACAGTTgtcagatctcaacccaatagaggcCCACTTGAGATGGTGTGAAATGTGGCTAAAATATTGGAACAAACAACTTGACGCTATTTAGTCAGCATGGACCCAAATCCTTAAGTAATgctttccagcaccttgttgaatccagGCCTGTACTAGAGAATTGTACCCAATAAAGTGGCCACCGAGTATAAATATATGGACCAGATTTGCATCTAATTATATTAGCATGATGTAGTCAAAGAAAATGTATCGACGTTTTAGGAATTTGATGGCCGAGTTCTGTCATTTTTTGGTGAACAAATGAATAAACATGCTTTGCTCCTCACTTTGATGGAACAAAGAAAGAACAATAAAACCCACACATTTAGTATAACCAATCAAAGTTCTAACAATCAAGTattcacattattattaaattactgaATATTTGCAGAGATACTTACCTCATCTGAGGAATCCGATCTGTGTTTACTGCCTGCCGATGCTAAATCTTCACTCTTTGGGGAGCCCGTGGACACCTGATGAGTTTGCTGTGTCCACTCTTTGTTCATTTCTGAAATTTCAACTCCACTGGCTGTGTAGACGGTTTCTTCCAGTTCAACGGTCTCTGTGTTTTGGTACTCAAATGGGACATTGCCGTATCTCCTGTTTGACCCCGTTTTGTGGAACTTCAATCCAAGTTTTTTTATGATGCTTGGAGGCAATCTGCAGGCCTGTATAAGCTCCAAGAACACTTTACTTGGAGTTCCTACATTGCCATTCGGCATCAAAGCAGGTGGGTTGAGTTCTGGTAGTCTTTTCAGATCGCTTTCCGTAAACTTCCTATTCAGGGATACGCTTGCATGAATCTCCTTTTTGGTTTTATAGATAAAAGTGTTgcactctaaaaaaaaaataaattggactGATTAACTTATTAATTTAATCAGATGggcagaacaaaaaataaaatgcttaaaaaggaCTTAATCCCATTCAGGGACCACCATCTATCACCATCAGGATAATCACAAAAGACAGGACGACGGTCTACCACTGGGATCACTCAGTTACATTGGATCGATTTAGCAttaccaatgaacctaaccttcACAGGAAAAATGGAGGGCATGGGGTAAGACCCACCCATTAGTGGAGAGTACATACAAActcttaatttgttttatttcataatcACCTCTGTAGTTTCCATTATGTAGGAGAAGCATCCTGCTGAGGTGAACAAGCATTGATTCAGTGGTACACTAACACTATTACCCCTTGATTACCTGAAAAACTGTAACATATTTTCACACTACAAGAATGCAAGAAGTCTAAAAttgtttgaatttgtataatattaattgtGTAATATTAAATGTAATTAGTTGCATTCATAAAAATGACTTATTAACAATTTGAAATCACttcaatttttttggttttttgccTTGTGCTTCCACCAGCGAGAGAAAACCCCacatggtatacagtaatccctcgctatatcacgcttcgactttcgcggcttcactctatctcggattttatatgtaagcatatctaagtaTGAGACACCGATTTTTTCTgcttcacggatttctgcggacaatgtgtctttttacttcctgtacatgcttctaagttagtttgcccagttgatttcacacaagggacactattggcggatggctgagaagctaaccaatcagagcacgcagttaagttcctgtgtgctgattggctcagcgacggaacgccgaattcgattccgcggcgtttaccaggaagtctcgtctcgctcattcagcatcaacgtgtttcgctgtgtaaagagttaacttctgtgctcttttgtgtttatctttgtgcatagtcaagcccttcattatggctccaaaacgatctgctcctgctactgcttcaggggccgtgcccaagcaccaatgGAAGATGCGAACGCTTGCTGAGAAGGTAacagttttggatttgttgaaggaagggaaaagctacaccgctgtaggacgccattacggcatcaatgagtccacgattctttttattaaaaaggaggaaaagaatataagatcttcggccgcagtgtccttttaaccagggcgcaaaacgagttgtaagtggacgtaataaggcagtagtctggatggaatctgctttagggatttggattgaagactgccagaagaagaacaacggcagtgctacacagtcgcctggagaggctcctttagaagggctgtaacgctctcctttgttgtgcagtaaaattaaactcattgttatcggacaagtcgtcgtgtcattgttggcgagtaaccagaattaattttttacgtacagtacttagtacgtgtacatacgtttagtgtcactgtacacaatttttcttgcattgtacgtatttattgctggtggcctgtctatcataatggctggaACATATGTGATATTTTAGACGCTcggtatctttaaaataatacttaggttttactgtatatagacagtgtgtttacatacacaatttacataatacatactgtaagaatcttacctaatatctaagagaatataaagggtttatgctgtataactgtgcgggaaatgtttataagagtgtgggagagtttataagggattaaaatatataaaaataaccatatgaacatatggtttttacttcacggattttcacctttcgcggggggttctggaacgcaacccccgcgatcgaggagggatcactgtacatgatTCAATGCATCTTTACGTTTAGTTATGCAATACATTGAGGTGCTTGTTGTTCCCCTTTAAAGccctcatttttaggccattttggaCTATATCTTGTGCAGGAAATTACCCACCTATAATAAAGATTAACCCAATAGGGGTCTTCAGCAGAAATGATCAGGAGGACTTCaagttgtgcaggccacatcaacCAACCCCCAAGGGTTTACTCTCTTATGGGATACAAGGGGTCAGtcacttcatttcatttcatttcataaaactttgaaaaaatggggatcagtaGTATAGGTGTGTGGAATGTCATTgtatgctatttcaaggttgctgatcccTTGACATCTGATTATTTACCGGTGATCCTAGCCCTCTcagaatgttaaaaatgacaacgtttcaaacataagcatgtgggatattcttttagactatttcaatgtCACTGATTATGACTGTTATGGTATTTTTGATACTTTACTTGGGAAACTAGCCATCCTTGGACCTCTATCAGTAGgtaaaaaaatgacagatttctgttacaatcaagaatatttagactttaaaccttAAAAtcgaagcacacattttaaagtttcaaaaatcttatttattatgcattttaacCTCATGAAGTCAATCATAACACCCTGCATTAGggtggcttatgctaattcataCGTTTATGGGAGAATGCCACTTTAATGTGGATGCTATATGTCAGATGACAATGTTATGAGCTTGTCACCCTGTGAGAAGTGCTATTTTTTAACAAACACGCCACAATCTTGTGAGGAGTAATCATCTGAAAAATGACATCCTAAATTATTCTCACGCTTTACACTAAATTCAGTTTGTGCCTCTTAATTAGTTAATGAACgagctaattttattttttctgcagtcTGTTCCCTAGAGGGAAATACAGTAACACCTGCATGAAGCACGCGGTCTCAATGGAAAGCGAGAGAGACAAGAGACATcagaaaatacaaaagtaaagcCCAGTCCCAGTTGCAAAGCCGAATCTCTCGGTTGCCAGTATGATGCAATGAATTAACGGGAAATGAGAATATATCAAGAGTAAATGTGCTTACCTGGATTCTCCGAAACCCTGATCCTCTTGATCACACAGCGGCTGGCCAGCCAGTCTCCTTTCGAATCAACCCACTGGGTCCCCACATACATCTTGATGAACCGCTCGGCCTGCTTGGCTTCTAGTGCCACCACACAGCAGCAGGTATTTTTTCTCGTCGCCGTGATTCGGTCCCGTGTGACAGCCGACGTCTCCTCATTTGGTAAAGACGCCGACTCTGGGTCGAACTCATCCGCAGTCGGGTCCCGGAGTTCCTCCGGTCGGTGTCGGTAATGGAAACATATGAATGATCTCCCTTCAATAAGCTGACTAAAAAAATTTCTCAAATCTACAGATCTAAACTTCGCTGGGATGTTGCTAACAGCACAGTAAACAATGGAAGTCGCCATGTCAGGAAAAACAACGCACGAATCATCACTGCTGACTGACTGCACGGAAGTGCGTCATTATAGAAGATCGGTGTGGCTTACGTGTTTTAAGTGGAGACACCTGCAGACCGCTGTCCGCCTACTCACATGTATGGCattgtcgctacccgatctgtgGTATCTGTCCAATTTGTGCTCCCGCGTGGTGACCACTAACTGGTATAAACGGTGTTCCGTACCGCGTAGTGACAGGTACAAGTAGTCGGATGTGACGTCATTAACCCGCGCAGGAGTATTTGAGGGATTGAGTCAGCCGGTGAGCGCGCAGTTCAGTGTTtgaaaatgttaacttttttaaTAAGTTGACAACAGGGACTAGtcatcttttttatatatttttgttttgattttctatCATTGTTGTAcaattaatattaagaaaatgtaaaataatattataGGATCCATTATTGTTAAATAGTAAATCATTAAAACGCTTTAAGAATCACATAAAATAGGCAAAGCTTATCGTGATTAGAATAAAGTGGTAAATTTAATACAAGCCTTTCAAACCCCTTTTTCACAtgctatttttaaacaaaaaatacaaaattcagaATTTTCTGATACATCATTAATGAGTTTACTAAGTTAAtaatttaacttattttgaaaataatatcTCTGGtctatgaatagatagatagatagatatctatctatctatctattcatagaCCAGAGATATTATTTCCAAAAtaagttaaattattttagttGCCTTCTTATTTTGCTATAATCGAGTTGTGGTAATGCAACAACCCAGTCCAGTTTTAAACTAAATGAATTTAGTTCTGCTGGTGTTACATTTCCCCAGCATTATATtcaaattaaagataaaaatgttGTTCTTTCCTATATATATTTTCCTGAAAACCAAAGCGATTTTTATAACTATTCAGGGGAAAAATGCAATTTGACGCAGTCTGCAGTACATTTTGAACATTATAGAAAATGCACTGTGGAGTCTTCATTCATCCTACCGAAGACTTATTATCACTGTCATTTTTTACTTTGCTTGAATTTCTTTAACTGAACATATGTCTTGCACTGTTTTGTAAATTGCacctttaattttgttaattaatcaGTGGCCATGTAGGTTGGGAGCAGACGCCGATTATAGCGCGGTGCCGCACTCACCACGTAGAATCTTCCAAaaaagggccatgtaggtttggatttttgtttctccctaaataataaaaaccatcattttaaaaactgcattttgtgtttacttgtgttatatttgactaatggttaaatgtgtttgatgatcagaaacattttgtgtgacaaacctgcaaaagaataagaaatcaggaagggggcaaatagtttctcacaccactgtatataaatagatatgtaaggcactttataaaataaggatagatagatagatagataggaatctAAGCATTTATCTTACTCTGCGTGTTTTAGTTATGTTAATAGTTAAATGTGCCTCATATTTTTACTATGTTCATTTGTATTCCATGAGTAAAGCTATTCCCACTGACACCAGGTTCGGCTTTTCTACTTTGCAGCTCCAGGGTATTCCATTAAAATGCTGGTCTGGCATCCATAAATTGGTCTTATATCCTGTATCTGAAATGGACTGGTATTCAAATTTGACTGATTCCTTGTTTTTAGCCAGAGCTGTCAGGGTAGACCTGGgaatcataaaacaataaaatctgatTACGCAGATTCAGTGAATGGGTGATTGAACATATTAGCAAACTTCATGTTGGTAGATAGGTTTTCTGTGTAATAGccaagagtcccgggttcaagcCTAGCCCAGGCAAACCCTACATGGCacttttctctgggtactcctcTTTTATATCCACATCCCAAATAATTACAAGATACATTATGTTAATTCAAAAACAGCTGAATCATT comes from Polypterus senegalus isolate Bchr_013 chromosome 17, ASM1683550v1, whole genome shotgun sequence and encodes:
- the gpatch3 gene encoding G patch domain-containing protein 3, encoding MATSIVYCAVSNIPAKFRSVDLRNFFSQLIEGRSFICFHYRHRPEELRDPTADEFDPESASLPNEETSAVTRDRITATRKNTCCCVVALEAKQAERFIKMYVGTQWVDSKGDWLASRCVIKRIRVSENPECNTFIYKTKKEIHASVSLNRKFTESDLKRLPELNPPALMPNGNVGTPSKVFLELIQACRLPPSIIKKLGLKFHKTGSNRRYGNVPFEYQNTETVELEETVYTASGVEISEMNKEWTQQTHQVSTGSPKSEDLASAGSKHRSDSSDEDDDTCEEWERHEALYEDVTTQERTKERLFEEEIELKWEKGGSGLVFYTDAQYWQEENGDFDEETADDWDVDMSVYYDKDGGDKDARDYVRMRYEKRLRDGEETESLQSLGIGSFEKYTKGIGRRLMEKQGWKEGCGLGHSQPGITEALENDGQHPRCKRGLGYHGEKLNTFVKTKKRPCDSGVRISTIYDEPEDGDKGDLLLRRQPATSMKYRQNWVPKCKSSSSKQN